TGGCGGAGTCCTTGGCGCCGAGCGAGACGACGTACTCTGCCGGCACGGACTTGAGGATAGCCTCCATGGCCGACTGGTCATCTTCTTCGTCGGCGGTGCCCACAATCACCGCCGCCCACATGCGCCTCGCCTTGAGCATCACCTTCATCAGCACCACCCACTCGGCGTAGTTCGTGCACGTGAGCATGGGGTACTGCGAGCCGCCGACGTCCCGCACCGTCTTCTTCACGACGTACGTCGTCTGGCGCCCACGGCCACGCTCCTGAGAACGCCCGCACACATGCTCACGATCCAGAGAAGCCATGGCCACCAAGCTCGAACACTCAAGCTCTGAATACCACTTGTTGGCACTCCCTCAAACACAACACCCTCTTGCTTGCAGGTGGAGGGAAAAGATGAGAGGAATAAGGACTCTGGAAGAGCACACGAAGTGGAGCTGCTTAATCTGTGAGCTGCAACTGctctctccttttatagacacaagtagTCAAGGTGAGCATTTACAAAGTAAGGCGCTATAGTGTTATGCAGCCTCTACCACTACTAGCTACTGCTGCTACTACTAGTCACTACTGCTACCATGCTGCCAATTGCAGCTGCTACTATACACAATAGTATTTGCCGCCCAACATTGAAGAGGCAGCCTTGACTGAGCAGGAGCAAGAGCCCCTACCGGCGTAGAACCTAGACAAGCTAGAGCATGAGTAATTATCTAACAGTTTCATCCCATGATCTTGGAACATTGTGACCCAAGCTAGCCTTAGTATTTTAGCACATGGCGCTAATATCTCCATCATGTTAGCGGAAAAAATGGAGTTTTAAAGGCTAGTTGCACTTGGTAGTGTGATAGGACTGTTAGTATGAATTGGCCTTGGTCCATCGTAGGACTGTTTTTGGCATTTTGATGGCCTTGTTCACTTGCTTATATAGCTCCCTATAAACCATTACAATGCAAGTCTAGGTGCCTAAACTAGTTAAGTGTGCCACTCCACCCAATCATCATAAAGTATCTTCCTATCTTAGCATATCAGTGCAGTCTAGAAACCTTTGAAGATGCATATAACATCGAACACATGTACAAAGCCTAAGTGACAACACTATTTTTAGTGTGCATAACAGTCAAAACACTTTGCCTAGTTTGAAGGTGGCTGTAAGGATCCAAACTCCAAAGGGGCCCTACTAGCCCAGCAAGCCCTATGGGCCAAGAAGGGCCCAGGCGGCTGCCTCCTACCTTGAAGAGTATGTTAGGGTTTAGGAAGAGTCTAGAAATTAGATTACTTACGAGTCAAGTCGAGTCTCCTCTATTTAATAGAGGCCCCATGTATCCAATTAAATCAAGAAAGAAGGGAAGGGGTTAACCCTAAAGCTCTCAGCCttcagctcctcctccccctcctgtgcGCTTCTCTCCTTGCGCAGCTGCCACAATGGCCGCTGAccatccctctctccctcctctcaaGTAAAGTCCCTAATAGTGGCGTCATAAGGAGATTGTAAACAAAGCTGGTGGTGGCCTCGACAATCTCAGCCTGTCTACCCATCTCAGAAGCTTTCAGGTAAGTGCTAGCCAAAAGTTCGACTGGATTCGGGAGTACTATCATCATTTGTCCAGTTTTGAAATGGAAAGGTAATATACTAAGTAGGAGCAGTGTTGTTTTGTAAATCTTATGGCGACTGGTGATGGAGGAtcccgacggcggcgcgggtgtcctggcgggcgggcggagtCCAGGGGCGGTGCTCCTGGTGGAAGATCCCGGCGCAGATCCGCACCAGTCGGGAGGTGGCGGAAATTGCAGCAAATATTAACGGATCGAAGATGAAGAAGCTCCGATGTTCAAGAACGAAGAACACGAGGAGAGCTTCAATGGAGATCCGAAAAAGAAGGTGCAAGTGCAACACCAGGATTTCGAATTACGAAGAGGAGGAAGTCCTAACCCTAATTGTGGCTGTGATACCATGTTATGAATAGCACTTGTATTCATTATGAGGGCTCTAGGCCCGAATATATACATGTACAGGTATTAGgaaatatgcacaaaaccccTTATACAACGGGGAAACTACAAAAGatacatatacatctaacaGCGCCTAGTATATCCATTCATTGAGAACTCACATATAAGTAACCTGTATCAAAACTAGGAAAAGATATGATAAATTCATGAACTGACCTGACCACGAGGTTTTTTGTCCCGTTGAATTTCCAAGTCCTTCACAAGATCTAACCATAAATCCTTCACTTTTCCTGGCTGTAGATCGGCTAAGTCTACCCGAACACAACCAATGATCTCTGATGGTTGGAGCCCTTCGTCATCATAGATTTTTATAGTCAGGTGCTGTGTAGATATGTCCTCGACCTCAAATTCATAGTGCTCATTCCAGATGGGGTTCAAATCATTGTTCTGCAGAAGAAAAAAGTCAGGATGCCATTCATCTGCCTTAAATAAGACAAATCAATCCACTTACAattgttttgcttttttttgttttctcgtGCAATGGACGTATGTATAACACAGCGAAAGGGTCCGACTTTCCCACGAGATCCTTGTTCTTCAGGTCCCTAGCTTCCACAAGTTTCACTTCTAATACCCCAACAGGTCTCAGCTCCAAATCACTGAAAAAATGGGTACTCTGAATAATCTGAAGACAAACATACATACTTCCAGATTATTTGTGATGTGAATTACCTATAGTCTCCAGGTACAATTGGAACAATAATGCGATTCGGCCATGTCAGTGTATCCTCAATAGTATCACGTATTGTCCCCTGAATTGATCAACAAATATATTTGGCAATGTTAGTATATCCTGAATAGTGTTACGTATTGTCCCTTGAATTGTTCAATGAATGTAATTTGTGCAGAATTATATACTAAAATGATAGCAGACGACATATTAAAACAACCTCAATTGCATCAGAGATTCCTGGAATAGCAGTCATTTCGCCGCCAATAACCTTGAGGGTAAATTCCACCTTGCTCTGCACTCAAACTAATGCCAATCATGCAATCTACTAGAGTCATTTCTAAGAGGATTACATCTGAAAGAAATGGTGCTACCTTATCCCTTAAAGAACAGCAAACAGCTCCAAAACACGGGAATTCAGCCACCAGAGGTTTGAATACAAGGCGAAGTACTCCTGTGAATCCAATATTTTTCACCTAAACATGGAAAAATTCTCAAGCATATACTTGGTACTCTATATAATTATACCATGATCAAAAAATGTTTTCCACAGAACGTCAAGCATAGCCCAACTGCGCATCTCAGACAATTGTGACAACATTTTCACTTGCATGAACCGCAAATGGAAACCAAATGTAATATGCGAAGACTAGAGAAGAAACCGAACAAGAGGCACCAACAAAACAAAACAGCCATTCTGATCAATTAGAGCACCACATATGTTTTTAGTTTTCAGATCACGTTTGTATGAGCACAACTGTTTCCTGCTTTTTTTCACAGGAACTGTAGGTCCGTggcaaaagaaaaaacaaacatGAAGAACTACATGtcattgcattaagaagaatgTGTTAAAGAGGACTTCAGTGCATTTGCATCCATTACAAAAAATGACTACCGTTACCTCTAAGTAGCTAACTTCTACTGACTTCAAGGGCCACCAAACCTTTGGCCGGTCTGTGTAAAAAATAACCACAGCACGTAAACCTTTAGCTAACATTGAGTTTTAAGGGGGTGTCAAGTATATCAAGGCCCATCTATATTGGAGGCCCATATGGCCCATGAGGACTCTGTACATATCTATCTCCCCTAGCGGGACATCTCAGACTCTGAAATCCTAAGGTTAGTAACAGAAAGGACCATAATTATGTACCCTTCTCATGCTATATCTACTGTAAATACCTGTACAGGAAGAGAAATTCCAAGTGTTGTTTGGATGTCAAGTACTATATTGGGATTGCCATCCCATTGCAACTCAAGTTCCATGGTGATTGCAGAATCATCACTCTCCAAGATTTCAACTCCTGAAAAATATCATCTGTCAGTAATCAAGAAAGAAAATTGAGGAATATCTCCTGCTGCTAAAACTGGTAATACAGACTACAGAGAAATATCCAGATTGACGAGCAGAAATAATTATCTAACACAACCAGACAATAGGTAGGACCACAGAAAAAAAAGCAATAAAACATTTCAATATTGATATTTGATATGTTCCTGAGAGTAGTCGATTTTTTGTTTATGTAAACCATCTCTCATATTGGTCCCCGTATGAGAGATGGCAGTTGTATGGGGACTATTTTTCTCTCTCTAGTTCAATGACACGCAGCTCTCATGCGCTTGTTCCTGAGAGCACCGTCTCAGTCTCAGTCTCAGTCTCTCAGAAGTATCAAAATAGCTGTAGAGAATGTGGCTGTCATATGCATGGATACAAAAACACTCGATCATCGGGGGAAAAGACTGTCCCCATGGCTTTGCACTAAGAAGCTGATCTTCCTGGCTTGATCAAACAGGCCCCGAAGGCCGGCTGCCTGGACGTGGCACATGCCCAGGACATGTGGGCCAAAGTAGTTACACGTATAACTCAGAACGGCCGATGaggaaccttttttttttaatccaGACCCATTTAATTTCCTCCCATGGGGAGTTCTCTGACCTGCTGGATGCAAGTCAGGTGCTTTAACCACTAGGCTAGAGGCCTTTCACACATTCAATGACACATGCTGGTGTAGGGAATAGGGAATAGTGATTGAAAGGGGCTTTTGAAGGAGGGTGGTGTGACCGGTCAATGGTAGCCTACTGGAGGAAGGAGGCAGAGGATGAGGTACTGTTCACATAAACAGTATTGGTAGGCAGGGGACAGGGTGAGGTAAACCTGTTTCTTTTGCTTGATTGATAATGCCTCGTTGCCTCCTTGGTTTTTGTATCTATAGCAAAGGGGGGTAAGTGAATGAAGAAGGGTAAAACCCAGACTCGTGATACCATCTAGAGTAGAGAGATAGAAAGAGATGGGAAACACGACACACCCTTAGGGTTGGATCACCATTAATTATATAGCCATACATGCTTGGGTTGCAAGTCATGTACAACAACTATATGTCCCTATTTCCCTAATATATATGAAACGATGCTTGGCCAATTGTCCAGAGGTCTGATTGACAAATAATACTTGACTTAAAGCATTCTTATATATTTGTCAAAATGTAGAGTATTGATTAAGAAAACAGGTCAGTCTATCTGCTCCAGCTTACTGCTTACAGttcaaaaaataattaaaaataggTACTGGACAAAGAAGATAGTTTGTACAATAGTACATACAAGAAAGCACGAGTACTAAACCGAAGGCCACAgataaaaattaaaaacaatGAAAAAAATCCATAGTTCTGTAAAGACTAAAGAGGTCATACCAGTAAACTGAGGGGCAACAGTACCAAGCGTCAACTTTGAGAAATGGAGGGAAGCCAAAATGAATGACTTGTACTGCTCAAAAACAGGTTCCACGGAAGCTTTAATCAGCTCTGATGCAGCCTACAACAATCACATTTGCCTTCATTATGCCTTCCATTACCAATAACTAAATTCATTCAAGAGTTAAATAATTCAGCTGACATCAAAAGTGTGGAATTGAAGAACATAAAGGTTAGTACAGATTTGAAAAATCAGAGCACCCATTGTGACTGATAGATCCTGTAAAAGTTGGTACCTCATTGACAAATGGAAAGATTTTTACTAACTCTTGGTTCAGCCATTTCAGCTGTACAGATTAAAAATCAGAGTATCAGTATCAATAAGCATCAATAGTACTGAAGAACATAAAGGTTGGCAGCAAGAATTAGTAAAAACTCAACTTCTGCTTTTGTGTGAATGAAACCCATGATGGATAGAACTCAGGTGGGATGAGTTTCCTCAAATCCTGTACATTCAACTTTGAGAAAGATGCAACTATAGCAGCCTGTGGAAATAAATTAAATCAGGCATAAAATATATATGGCAGTTTCTAAAACATGCATGGTAATGGTAAGAATAAGTGGATAGCAGTACTCCATTCATCCTCACATTAGTATTTTCTAGGAAGACATATTTGTAAAGAAACAACAGTTATGGCGTTATTCTAGGATTCCAATATAAAATCCTACATCATCAGTGTTAATTAAGTAGGAGTAATGGGTAAAAAGTGCCAAAAGGTaattaataaaaagaaaattgaTAGCATGGCTAAATGACTGCTGACTGCCTTTTGAGGCATAGCACCAATGCTTGTGCAGAAAATGAGAACTTAATGCAGGGGTAGAATCGAAAATATAATTAGTTCTTAATATGTGTGCATGAGGCATTGGCAACACTAAATTAAGAGCAATGTGAAAAACAAATATACAAAGGTAACATAAAGTGACTGCTTGACATAATGAGCACGATATATGCCATTAACTTCGTAGGTGACAAAAAATTCAGTTAAGCATGAAACCACTAAGACAGAGATGTTTGAAGCTTTTCTTTCAGAGGGGCAATCAAAGACCCATGAAAAACAGCTCTGTCACACAATAACATACATAAGTAACTTCTCAACATTCAGATGTCCCCAAGATTTAACATATACAGAAAGGGTCAGCCTGGCACAGTGGTAAAGTATCTCTAATTGTGGCCTGGAGGTCTGATTCAAAGTAGCCTCCTTGCAAAACTAAGCAAAATTCCATtccctgggccccaccttgtgTGGGAGGTTCAACACTAGGAACGCGCTTTGTTTCAGTTGTATTGATATAAATCACTGAAAATATGCAACACAGAGGTGTATTCCATGATCAATCTTGCAACAAATCTCATATTGTCAATTCAGGCAATCTTTTTAGATACTAATGGCCAATGATAAATGATTTTGAGTTGGCATATAGTCCAGGATAACTTAGATATGAAATTTGAAGACGTTAATGCTAGCATTTTAGATGCTGGCTATGGATTACTCCAAGAATGCACAGCTGAATTTTTCTAATTAGTACAAAACATAGTTTACAATGTATTATTTTCTTAGGACTTGTTCTGTTCTGTTCAGAATACATGAGCGATGACCTCATGACAAGTATTTTGTGCACTTGAGGAATTTGAAATGATTTCAAGATTTCTAGACAACATATTCCTTCTTTGGATGTTCAGTTAAGTAGATAATTTCTACATTTGTTTCGCAATGAGCTAAGCAATCATATGTTTTCTGCAAATTTTGGGCCCACCCATTGCTTGTAGATTGAGTTTGAAACCATTCATTGAATCcgaatacaattttttttggcatAATGCTATGTGTTCTGTGTTCCGCTTAAATAAGAGGTAATTTCAGAAGGTGCATTCAGGTGATAAAAGAAACAATAGATCTAAATAAAATCCatctcattgaaattcatgtaATGGAGAAAAGGATGACATATGCATTTGTTGAACAATCTTTTGTCAGGGTTCATTTGCCAACTATAGTATCCAAATCCATGCCAAAAGCGATGAAGATTCCTCTTGAAAATCCAACTTATTCCACAGGTACGGGACATGTATACATATTGCATACTAAGCCTAAGCCATATAGTCTACAGAGCATCCTCATACATTTTTCTCAGGAAAGAATAATAATCAAATTCTTGATTTTACATGAGGCATTAGTTTTCTTAGGCGTCGGTGCGTAAACACAATTATCATTGAAATATGACACAAACATGTCTATGTGCACATCTAATTTCCTGAGATTAGCACAATAGACTACTCGACATGCATAATTTCAGCTGCCATAACAAGCAACGTTAGAACCATTAATTATCACTTTAAGAAAGAGAATATCCAAGTGGAAATGTGCATACTTGATTACTTGGTTTGAAAATGAGAACATGGGCTACAGAAAATGGTGGAATCATCAAACCTTTCAGGTAACACTCAAAACCAGCTAAACTTTTTGGGTGCTCAAAGAGCACAAACCACTGCGGCAGTAAGGCGTCTATTAGGCCCAAACAAACATTGTACTTTTACATTAGTTTACAGTTCAGACATTGATGTTATTCTTTTTTTCCTTAGTTTTTGTACCCAAATTTTCAACCATAATGTTAAAGTTTCATATATTTTTCTCCATAATTTAAGTTTTTCAGTGGTGAACAAAAATCTTAACGTGGTCTaatttttttcaagaaaaaggATATTTCAAATCCTGACGAGGGCAGGCCACGTGTACTTTTTTAGCATATGGACAATAACACTTGATATAGGCCATGCGAACAAACAGGCAAACCAAAGAAGCCTACTGCATCTAAACATACAATCCATTTGTTTGTTTTTTCGTCCATGCAAGCAAACCAAGCATATTACAAGGGGCAAAAGGAGATAAACAAacttcaaaacaaaataaaatcataTTCACCACGGTTACATTCTAATAGCTGTGTCCAATCCTTTACCAGTGATCATGTAACTTTTTTCAGCACGACAACCCCTCTGTTCTACTCAATCAAAAGTACGGGTTGTTTGTATTTTCTCTCTATTAATATAAAATACACAACTATCTGCATGTTCAAGGAAAGAAAACTGAAAGTGCAATTAATCACAACATAAGGGTCAGAATCACGTGGAGCTGAAAAGACAATCAGTATCATCAACCCACAGTGCAGTACAAGAAAACAATAAAGACCAATCGACCTCTCAAAGAGCAGCTGATTGCATGATT
This genomic interval from Panicum virgatum strain AP13 chromosome 8K, P.virgatum_v5, whole genome shotgun sequence contains the following:
- the LOC120643969 gene encoding synaptotagmin-5-like, coding for MAFLFGAFLGLVVGVAVVMAFARLENARAEQRRELAAIVASFSKLNVQDLRKLIPPEFYPSWVSFTQKQKLKWLNQELVKIFPFVNEAASELIKASVEPVFEQYKSFILASLHFSKLTLGTVAPQFTGVEILESDDSAITMELELQWDGNPNIVLDIQTTLGISLPVQVKNIGFTGVLRLVFKPLVAEFPCFGAVCCSLRDKSKVEFTLKVIGGEMTAIPGISDAIEGTIRDTIEDTLTWPNRIIVPIVPGDYSDLELRPVGVLEVKLVEARDLKNKDLVGKSDPFAVLYIRPLHEKTKKSKTINNDLNPIWNEHYEFEVEDISTQHLTIKIYDDEGLQPSEIIGCVRVDLADLQPGKVKDLWLDLVKDLEIQRDKKPRGQVHLELLYYPYAKHEGVSNPFANQIQLTSLEKVLKTESNGYDINQRKNVIMRGVFSVTVISAEDLPPMDIGGKADPFVVLYLKKGETKKKTRVVTDTLYPIWNQTFDFVVEDALHDLLMVELWDHDTFGKDYVGRCILTLTRVLLEGQFQDTFVLQGSKSGKLNLHFKWMPQPIYRDRERDQ